The Azospirillum baldaniorum genome contains a region encoding:
- a CDS encoding FtsX-like permease family protein produces MMARVTQLFRLALADLRVEWPIALCQVIAIAAVLTPLLVLAGLQQGAIGTLIDRLNRDPAMRLVVPEVTGGHRFDHAWFAAMVARPEVDFVMPATRQIAGQIDLLRDEASGSQSSGQPNGRGEARVTLLPTAPGDPVTGPHAAAAAMDGVILSARAANRLGVTVPGALVTAYAERTRGGKAEPLAFPLRVVAVLPAQRDGGMSAFAALPLVQAVQDFRDGKAVPALGATAGDPAGPAADYPLFRLYARSIRDVQALAADFQANGIAVATRQAEIASTLTLDRNLRAILLIIATLSVAGYVVAVTASQWGNLRRKRRDLAILNLTGYGSGWLVAFPVAQAAILALIGSLVAAAAFVGAAATINGHFQESIASGEAACRLGAPDLLAAAALTLALSLLPAAAIGLACRRIETSEELRSV; encoded by the coding sequence ATGATGGCGCGCGTCACCCAGCTCTTCCGCCTCGCGCTGGCCGACCTGCGGGTCGAATGGCCCATCGCGCTGTGCCAGGTGATCGCCATCGCTGCCGTGCTGACGCCGTTGCTGGTGCTGGCGGGCCTGCAGCAGGGGGCCATCGGCACGCTGATCGACCGGCTGAACCGCGACCCGGCCATGCGCCTCGTCGTGCCGGAGGTGACCGGCGGCCACCGCTTCGACCACGCGTGGTTCGCCGCCATGGTGGCGCGTCCCGAGGTGGACTTCGTCATGCCCGCCACCCGGCAGATCGCCGGCCAGATCGACCTGCTGCGCGACGAGGCATCGGGGAGCCAATCCAGCGGCCAGCCCAATGGACGGGGCGAAGCGCGCGTCACGCTGCTGCCCACCGCCCCCGGCGACCCGGTGACCGGACCGCACGCCGCCGCGGCGGCCATGGACGGCGTGATCCTCAGCGCCCGCGCCGCCAACCGGCTGGGCGTGACGGTGCCGGGCGCCCTGGTGACCGCCTACGCCGAGCGCACCCGCGGCGGCAAGGCCGAGCCGCTGGCCTTCCCCCTGCGCGTGGTGGCCGTTCTGCCCGCGCAGCGCGACGGCGGGATGAGCGCCTTCGCCGCCCTGCCGCTGGTGCAGGCGGTGCAGGACTTCCGCGACGGAAAGGCCGTGCCGGCGCTGGGCGCCACGGCGGGCGACCCGGCCGGACCGGCCGCCGACTACCCGCTGTTCCGGCTCTACGCCCGCTCGATCCGCGACGTGCAGGCACTGGCGGCCGACTTCCAGGCCAATGGCATCGCCGTCGCCACCCGCCAAGCCGAGATCGCGTCCACCCTGACGCTGGACCGCAATCTGCGCGCCATCCTGCTGATCATCGCGACCCTGTCGGTGGCCGGCTACGTGGTGGCGGTGACCGCCAGCCAGTGGGGCAACCTGCGCCGCAAGCGGCGCGACCTCGCGATCCTCAACCTCACCGGCTACGGCAGCGGCTGGCTGGTCGCCTTCCCGGTGGCACAGGCCGCCATCCTGGCGCTGATCGGCAGCCTCGTCGCCGCGGCGGCCTTCGTCGGGGCGGCGGCGACCATCAACGGGCATTTCCAGGAGAGCATCGCGTCGGGCGAGGCGGCCTGCCGGCTCGGCGCGCCGGACCTTCTGGCGGCGGCGGCGCTGACGCTCGCCCTGTCGCTCCTGCCCGCGGCGGCCATCGGGCTCGCCTGCCGCCGCATCGAAACCAGCGAGGAACTGCGCAGTGTCTGA